A stretch of Longimicrobium sp. DNA encodes these proteins:
- a CDS encoding BlaI/MecI/CopY family transcriptional regulator: MEAQTRSELSRRERQIMDIVYRRGKATAADVLDDLPDPPTYSAVRAALRLLEEKGLLNHEMDGKRYVYLPTTPRTQARTTALRHLLRTFFNGSPEQVVNALIEDSQPSPAELDRLAKLIEQARNGEEGQ, translated from the coding sequence ATGGAAGCCCAGACCCGATCCGAGCTGAGCCGCAGAGAGCGGCAGATCATGGACATCGTCTACCGGCGCGGCAAGGCGACGGCCGCCGACGTGCTCGACGATCTTCCCGATCCGCCGACCTACTCCGCCGTGCGGGCCGCGCTGCGCCTGCTGGAGGAAAAAGGGCTGCTGAACCACGAGATGGACGGCAAACGCTACGTCTATCTTCCCACCACGCCCCGGACGCAGGCGCGCACTACGGCCCTGCGCCACCTGCTGCGGACGTTCTTCAACGGCAGCCCGGAGCAGGTGGTGAACGCGCTGATCGAAGATTCGCAGCCGTCGCCCGCGGAGCTGGATCGCTTGGCGAAGCTGATCGAGCAGGCCCGCAACGGCGAGGAGGGGCAATGA
- a CDS encoding pyridoxal phosphate-dependent aminotransferase codes for MTVSTRSASHVSDKASRFTESVIREMTREAMKYGAINLAQGFPDFGAPEAIKQAAMDAIAADVNQYAITWGARDFRQALAQKTAWHLGMEIDPEREITVTCGSTEAMIATLMATVNPGEEVIVFEPFYENYGPDAILSGASPVYVKLYAPTWSFDRDELRAAFSGRTRAIILCNPNNPVGKVFTREEMEFIAGLCREHDVLCITDEIYEHILYSHADGTPARHICMAQLEGMRERTVNSMSKTYSVTGWRVGYCIAPPQITSAIRKVHDFLTVGAAAPLQAAGAFALSLPTEYYHKLRADYQARLDLFLPALEKAGFGVTRPEGAYYVMTDISAFGFGNDVEFAMHLVRDIGVACVPGSSFYHRPEDGAKQVRFCFCKKDETLLGAVERLAKLA; via the coding sequence ATGACCGTCTCCACCCGCTCCGCGTCGCACGTATCCGACAAGGCCAGCCGCTTCACCGAGTCCGTCATCCGCGAGATGACGCGCGAGGCTATGAAGTACGGCGCCATCAACCTGGCGCAGGGCTTTCCCGACTTCGGCGCGCCGGAGGCCATCAAGCAGGCGGCGATGGACGCCATCGCGGCGGACGTCAACCAGTACGCCATCACCTGGGGCGCCCGCGACTTCCGGCAGGCGCTGGCGCAGAAGACGGCGTGGCACCTGGGGATGGAGATCGATCCCGAGCGCGAGATCACCGTCACCTGCGGCAGCACCGAGGCCATGATCGCCACGCTGATGGCCACGGTGAACCCCGGCGAAGAGGTGATCGTCTTCGAGCCGTTCTACGAGAACTACGGCCCCGACGCCATCCTGTCCGGCGCCAGCCCGGTGTACGTGAAGCTGTACGCGCCCACCTGGAGCTTCGACCGCGACGAGCTGCGCGCCGCCTTTTCCGGACGCACGCGGGCCATCATCCTGTGCAACCCCAACAACCCCGTGGGCAAGGTGTTCACCCGCGAGGAGATGGAGTTCATCGCCGGACTGTGCCGCGAGCACGACGTGCTGTGCATCACCGACGAGATCTACGAGCACATCCTCTACTCGCACGCCGACGGCACGCCGGCGCGGCACATCTGCATGGCGCAGCTGGAGGGGATGCGCGAGCGGACGGTGAACTCCATGTCGAAGACCTATTCCGTCACCGGGTGGCGCGTGGGCTACTGCATCGCCCCGCCCCAGATCACCAGCGCCATCCGCAAGGTGCACGACTTCCTTACCGTGGGCGCGGCGGCCCCGCTGCAGGCGGCGGGGGCGTTCGCGCTGTCGCTGCCGACGGAGTACTACCACAAGCTGCGCGCCGACTACCAGGCGCGGCTGGACCTGTTCCTTCCCGCGCTGGAAAAGGCCGGCTTCGGCGTAACGCGGCCCGAGGGCGCGTACTACGTGATGACGGACATCAGCGCGTTCGGGTTCGGGAACGACGTGGAGTTCGCCATGCACCTGGTGCGCGACATCGGCGTGGCGTGCGTGCCCGGCAGCAGCTTCTACCACCGCCCGGAAGACGGGGCGAAGCAGGTGCGCTTCTGCTTCTGCAAGAAAGACGAGACGCTGCTCGGAGCGGTAGAGCGGCTGGCGAAGCTCGCCTGA
- a CDS encoding putative signal transducing protein translates to MSDESANGYDARADEWVVVRNCGYMHEAELIVAMLDAEGIDAFIPDAQMGGGVGLTVLIQGVRVLVRASDLEEANETLLVWDDEAISDGEEDFADDDIGESGESVDDFPE, encoded by the coding sequence ATGAGCGATGAATCAGCAAATGGATACGACGCCCGCGCGGACGAATGGGTGGTGGTGCGCAACTGCGGTTACATGCATGAGGCCGAGCTGATCGTCGCCATGCTGGACGCAGAGGGGATCGATGCCTTCATCCCCGACGCGCAGATGGGCGGCGGCGTCGGGCTCACCGTGCTAATCCAAGGTGTTCGCGTGCTCGTCCGCGCGTCGGACCTGGAGGAGGCGAACGAAACGCTGCTCGTCTGGGATGACGAGGCCATCTCGGACGGCGAGGAAGACTTCGCGGACGATGATATTGGGGAGAGTGGGGAATCGGTCGACGACTTCCCGGAGTGA
- a CDS encoding HD-GYP domain-containing protein — MSDAVRFLTGMAQAIATLALYGDGHPARERALDAAYQPLADLQGAQPRQSFTFLGDEVVHGSTPLGELRNWEWSGRLVAAGMQRLEFDERVSRDELEALLEEILARLTLQVMDSPEARQMRPSRIRMGAVGVRGETAPVETLTATLDYSLADEVQAIRWMHDEVEQMRPVPLAEAEAVVRSLSVAMHGDQQMILPLLRLRTHDEYTTTHSMNVAVLTMAMAEFLGYPQSDIRAFGVAGLLHDIGKVRIPRDILNKPGKLTPEERAIINRHPIDGARVLLDTERNLDMAAVVAYEHHIMHDGGGYPALHYCRSCHSASRLAHVCDVYDALRTHRPYREAWPAEKVLTYIEERAGTEFDPGVAASFVQMMRQWEQRFAVLEDERQPVRAPVTAGGAEAAGSVTAAAPTLGGAPG, encoded by the coding sequence ATGAGCGACGCCGTACGTTTTCTTACCGGGATGGCGCAGGCCATCGCCACGCTGGCGCTGTACGGGGACGGACACCCCGCGCGCGAGCGGGCGCTGGACGCCGCCTACCAGCCGCTCGCAGACCTGCAGGGGGCCCAGCCGCGGCAGTCGTTCACATTCCTGGGCGACGAGGTGGTGCACGGTTCCACGCCGCTGGGCGAGCTGCGCAACTGGGAGTGGAGCGGCCGGCTGGTCGCCGCGGGAATGCAGCGGCTGGAGTTCGACGAGCGGGTGTCGCGCGACGAATTGGAGGCGTTGCTGGAGGAGATCCTGGCGCGCCTGACGCTGCAGGTGATGGACTCGCCGGAAGCCCGGCAGATGCGGCCGTCGCGCATCCGCATGGGCGCGGTGGGGGTGCGGGGCGAGACGGCCCCGGTGGAGACGCTGACGGCCACGCTGGACTACTCGCTGGCGGACGAGGTGCAGGCCATCCGCTGGATGCACGACGAGGTGGAGCAGATGCGCCCGGTGCCGCTGGCCGAAGCCGAGGCGGTGGTGCGCTCACTTTCCGTGGCCATGCACGGCGACCAGCAGATGATCCTGCCGCTGCTGCGGCTGCGCACGCACGACGAGTACACCACCACGCACTCCATGAACGTGGCGGTGCTCACGATGGCGATGGCCGAGTTCCTGGGCTATCCGCAGTCGGACATCCGCGCGTTCGGCGTGGCCGGCCTGCTTCACGACATTGGTAAGGTGCGCATTCCCCGCGACATCCTGAACAAGCCGGGCAAGCTGACGCCCGAGGAGCGGGCGATCATCAACCGCCACCCGATCGACGGCGCGCGGGTGCTGCTGGACACCGAGCGCAACCTGGACATGGCGGCGGTGGTGGCGTACGAGCACCACATCATGCACGACGGCGGGGGCTATCCGGCGCTCCATTACTGCCGAAGCTGCCACTCGGCGAGCCGCTTGGCCCACGTCTGCGACGTGTACGACGCGCTGCGCACCCACCGTCCCTATCGCGAGGCGTGGCCGGCGGAAAAGGTTCTGACGTACATTGAGGAGCGCGCGGGAACGGAGTTCGATCCCGGGGTGGCCGCCTCGTTCGTCCAGATGATGAGGCAGTGGGAGCAGCGCTTCGCCGTGCTCGAAGACGAGCGCCAGCCCGTCCGCGCGCCGGTCACCGCCGGGGGAGCCGAGGCCGCGGGATCAGTGACCGCTGCCGCGCCGACGCTTGGAGGTGCCCCAGGCTAG
- a CDS encoding acyl-CoA synthetase yields MQLESADPPIVSQARAHAARTAVVAPEGRFTYADLLDASARVASALLAGADDLREARVAFLAAPGWHYVATQWGIWRAGGIAVPLAVSHPPAELEYVVQDADASIVVADGGFAEVLRPIAERNGRRFVESADALAADPVALPGVDEARRAMIVYTSGTTGKPKGVVTTHANLRAQVTTLVQAWEWSADDRTLLVLPLHHVHGIVNVLSCALWSGAACEILPRFDADETWRAIESGRLSLFMAVPTVYNRLITAYDQAPPERQARMAEGCRRMRLMVSGSAALPVQTLERWRQISGHVLLERYGMTEIGMALGNPLRGERRPGFVGLPLPGVAVRLVDDEGGEAPPDTPGEVEIGGPSVFLEYWRRPAATAEAFRDGWFRTGDVAVVEDGYYRLLGRRSVDIIKTGGYKVSALEIEEVLRTHPAIAECAVVGVDDPDWGERICVAVEAADGSAVALDELQGWARDHLAPYKLPRDLRRVDALPRNAMGKVMKPEVAKLFAAGGG; encoded by the coding sequence ATGCAGCTCGAATCCGCCGATCCGCCGATCGTCTCGCAGGCACGCGCCCACGCCGCGCGCACGGCCGTCGTGGCGCCCGAGGGCCGGTTCACGTACGCGGACCTGCTCGACGCGTCCGCGCGCGTGGCTTCGGCGCTGCTGGCCGGGGCGGACGATCTGCGCGAGGCGCGCGTCGCGTTCCTGGCGGCTCCGGGATGGCACTACGTCGCGACGCAGTGGGGCATCTGGCGGGCGGGCGGCATCGCCGTTCCCCTCGCCGTGTCGCATCCCCCCGCCGAGCTGGAGTACGTGGTGCAGGATGCCGACGCGTCCATCGTGGTGGCGGACGGCGGTTTCGCGGAGGTGCTGCGCCCCATCGCCGAGCGCAACGGGCGGCGGTTCGTGGAGAGTGCGGATGCGCTCGCCGCTGATCCCGTGGCGCTGCCCGGGGTGGACGAGGCGCGCCGGGCGATGATTGTCTACACCAGCGGCACGACGGGAAAGCCCAAGGGCGTGGTGACCACGCACGCCAACCTGCGTGCGCAGGTGACCACGCTGGTGCAGGCGTGGGAGTGGTCGGCCGACGATCGCACGCTGCTGGTGCTGCCGCTTCACCACGTACACGGCATCGTCAACGTGCTCTCGTGCGCCCTGTGGTCCGGCGCGGCGTGCGAAATCCTGCCGCGCTTCGATGCGGACGAGACGTGGCGGGCCATCGAGAGCGGGCGGCTGAGCCTGTTCATGGCCGTTCCCACCGTCTACAACCGCTTGATCACCGCGTACGACCAGGCTCCGCCCGAGCGCCAGGCGCGCATGGCCGAAGGCTGCCGGCGGATGCGGCTGATGGTGTCGGGCTCCGCCGCGCTGCCGGTGCAGACGCTGGAGCGCTGGCGGCAGATCAGCGGGCACGTGCTGCTGGAGCGGTACGGGATGACGGAGATCGGCATGGCACTCGGCAACCCGCTGCGGGGCGAGCGCCGGCCGGGGTTCGTCGGGCTGCCGCTGCCCGGCGTAGCCGTGCGGCTGGTGGACGACGAGGGCGGGGAAGCGCCGCCCGACACGCCGGGCGAGGTGGAAATCGGCGGTCCCAGCGTGTTCCTGGAGTACTGGCGCCGCCCCGCGGCCACGGCCGAGGCGTTCCGCGACGGCTGGTTCCGCACCGGCGACGTGGCCGTGGTGGAAGACGGCTACTACCGTCTGCTGGGCCGCCGCAGCGTCGACATCATCAAGACGGGCGGATACAAGGTCTCGGCGCTGGAGATCGAGGAGGTGCTGCGCACGCACCCCGCCATCGCCGAGTGCGCCGTGGTGGGCGTGGACGATCCCGACTGGGGCGAGCGCATCTGCGTGGCGGTCGAGGCGGCGGATGGGTCGGCCGTGGCGCTGGATGAGCTGCAAGGGTGGGCGCGCGACCACCTGGCGCCCTACAAGCTGCCCCGCGACCTGCGCCGGGTAGATGCGCTTCCGCGGAACGCGATGGGCAAGGTCATGAAGCCCGAGGTGGCGAAACTGTTCGCGGCCGGTGGCGGATGA
- a CDS encoding M23 family metallopeptidase — protein MKIPRITLRAAVIGVALAEVALIVGLAIYLAAADRVLTIGFPTRESLVVPVADAAGLTVPVAGVLRSELKDTYGAARSGGRLHKGVDIFAKQGTPVVAAAEGVIVKRDSNAVGGISVYQRGTDARTIYYYAHLHGYRPGLKEGDLVRPGDVIGYVGSTGNVTGSPHLHFSIHTVTDPNRWWKGRDLNPFDLLVPHGAQPAKKK, from the coding sequence ATGAAGATCCCGCGCATCACCCTGCGCGCCGCCGTGATCGGCGTGGCGCTGGCGGAGGTGGCGCTGATCGTGGGGCTGGCGATCTACCTGGCCGCCGCCGACCGGGTGCTCACGATCGGGTTTCCGACACGGGAAAGCCTGGTGGTGCCCGTGGCGGATGCGGCGGGGCTGACCGTTCCGGTCGCGGGGGTGCTGCGGAGCGAGTTGAAGGACACGTACGGTGCCGCACGTTCCGGCGGCCGGTTGCACAAGGGTGTGGACATCTTTGCGAAGCAGGGCACGCCCGTCGTCGCCGCCGCGGAGGGCGTAATCGTGAAGCGCGATTCCAACGCGGTGGGCGGGATTTCGGTGTACCAGCGGGGCACAGACGCGCGAACCATCTACTACTACGCCCACCTTCACGGGTATCGGCCGGGCCTCAAGGAAGGGGACCTCGTGCGCCCGGGCGACGTGATCGGGTACGTGGGGAGCACCGGGAATGTCACGGGCTCACCGCACCTCCATTTTTCGATCCACACGGTGACGGACCCGAACCGCTGGTGGAAGGGCCGCGACCTGAACCCCTTCGATCTCCTGGTTCCGCACGGGGCTCAGCCCGCCAAGAAAAAGTAA
- a CDS encoding polyphosphate kinase 2 family protein, whose protein sequence is MSYAHRIEPGTRVSLGAIDPRDTGGVGKAQGQERFMALNAELAGLQELLYAAGTHSVLMILQGMDTSGKDGAVRGVLMNVNPQGCRVESFKVPTEEELAHDFLWRVHKVTPGKGMLGVFNRSHYEDVLIARVHRFVPEEVWRARYEQINQFEQMLAASGTLILKFFLHIGKDEQEKRLMEREQDPTKAWKLSASDWRERQYWDDYQRAYEDAIGNCSTPHAPWYVVPADKKWFRNLAIAEVLAGTLRQHVPTWRAALDAMSAARVAELRTYREALNAQ, encoded by the coding sequence TTGAGCTACGCGCACCGCATCGAGCCGGGCACCCGGGTGTCGCTGGGCGCCATCGATCCCCGCGACACCGGTGGCGTCGGCAAGGCCCAGGGCCAGGAGCGCTTCATGGCGCTCAACGCGGAGCTTGCCGGCCTGCAGGAGCTGCTGTACGCTGCCGGCACCCACTCCGTGCTGATGATCCTGCAGGGGATGGACACCAGCGGAAAGGACGGCGCCGTCCGCGGCGTGCTGATGAACGTCAATCCGCAGGGGTGCCGCGTGGAGTCGTTCAAGGTGCCCACCGAAGAGGAGCTGGCGCACGACTTCCTCTGGCGCGTCCACAAGGTCACGCCGGGCAAGGGCATGCTGGGCGTCTTCAACCGCTCGCACTACGAGGACGTGCTGATCGCCCGCGTGCACCGCTTCGTTCCGGAAGAGGTGTGGCGTGCGCGCTACGAGCAGATCAACCAGTTCGAGCAGATGCTGGCCGCCAGCGGCACCCTGATCCTCAAGTTCTTTCTGCACATCGGCAAGGACGAGCAGGAGAAGCGGCTGATGGAGCGCGAGCAGGACCCCACCAAGGCGTGGAAGCTCAGCGCCAGCGACTGGCGCGAGCGGCAGTACTGGGACGACTACCAGCGCGCGTACGAGGACGCCATCGGCAACTGCAGCACGCCGCACGCGCCCTGGTACGTGGTGCCCGCCGACAAGAAGTGGTTCCGCAACCTGGCCATCGCCGAAGTGCTGGCCGGCACCCTGCGCCAGCACGTCCCCACCTGGCGGGCGGCGCTGGACGCCATGAGCGCCGCCCGCGTGGCGGAGTTGCGTACGTATCGCGAGGCGCTGAACGCGCAGTAG
- a CDS encoding IS481 family transposase, which translates to MNVPLHKNARTTPRIRAEIQAAPASITTEALAKRYAIHSNTVRKWRRRDTVEDGSHRAHRLQSTLAPEQEEIVVELRRTLLLGIDDLLVVVREFICPTMSRSALDRMLRRHGVSSLRELLPKEEREPSKRFKTYEPGFLHVDVKYLPQMPDEPKRKYLYVAIDRATRWVYHEILPDKSSASAAGFLERLVEACPLKIAKVLTDNGSEFSDRFVHGRERAPTGKHVFDRVCADHGIEHRLSPPWHPQTNGMVERYNGRITDQLARTRFDSSQALADGLNGYREVYVNHIPQRALGHVTPRAALLDWFRRRPDLFRNDPHNLPGLDS; encoded by the coding sequence ATGAACGTCCCACTGCACAAGAACGCTCGTACCACTCCGCGCATCCGTGCGGAGATCCAGGCTGCCCCCGCCTCGATTACCACCGAGGCGCTGGCGAAGCGCTATGCCATCCACTCCAACACGGTCCGCAAGTGGAGGCGGCGCGACACCGTCGAAGACGGCTCCCATCGTGCACATCGACTCCAGTCCACGCTGGCGCCGGAGCAGGAGGAGATCGTCGTCGAGCTTCGCCGAACGCTCCTCCTGGGCATCGACGACCTGCTGGTGGTCGTGCGCGAGTTCATCTGCCCCACGATGAGCCGCTCCGCGCTCGACCGCATGCTGCGCCGCCATGGCGTGTCCTCGCTGCGCGAACTCCTGCCCAAGGAGGAGCGAGAACCGTCGAAGCGCTTCAAGACGTACGAGCCAGGATTCCTCCACGTGGACGTGAAGTACCTGCCGCAGATGCCCGACGAGCCGAAGCGGAAGTACCTCTACGTGGCCATCGACCGGGCCACCCGCTGGGTCTACCACGAGATCCTGCCGGACAAGTCGTCGGCCTCCGCAGCCGGCTTCCTGGAGCGCCTGGTCGAGGCGTGCCCGCTGAAGATCGCCAAGGTGCTCACCGACAACGGCAGCGAGTTCTCCGACCGTTTCGTGCATGGCCGCGAGCGCGCTCCCACGGGCAAGCACGTCTTCGATCGCGTGTGTGCCGACCATGGGATCGAGCACCGTCTCAGTCCGCCCTGGCATCCGCAGACGAACGGCATGGTAGAGCGCTACAACGGCCGGATCACCGACCAGCTCGCCCGTACGCGCTTCGACTCTTCGCAGGCGCTGGCCGACGGGCTCAACGGGTACCGCGAGGTCTACGTCAACCACATCCCGCAACGCGCGCTGGGTCACGTCACCCCGCGAGCCGCGCTCCTGGACTGGTTCCGGAGGAGGCCGGACCTCTTCCGGAACGACCCACACAATCTGCCGGGTCTTGACAGCTAG
- a CDS encoding amidase gives MPDDSLAFLPAHELARRVRTREVSPVEVLDACMAQVERHNGEINAVVTLNPGARNDAAALERRIAAGEDVGPLAGVPVGIKDVTEVAGVRTTYGSPLFTDFVPDEDALVVERLRAAGAVILGKTNTPEFAAGGNTFNPVFGRTRNPWNPERSAGGSTGGGAAGLATGMFALAQGTDLGGSLRIPASFCGIVGLRPSVGLVPTVPQDFMWDPMQVTGVMGRSAEDVALALGAVAGASDRAPLAQPTEGRDFVSAVRQGDARGMRIAYCPDIAGIGIDAGVERVCREAAFALRDAGATVEEIELDLAYGRKAFLALRGLWFVSQLHPHLDKLEHFGPNVANNIRAGLAVTTEEIGAAEQARRRIWERFRQLFREYDVLLTPTMAVPPFPVVENYPQTVGGREMETYVDWIAPTFVLSLTGLPVASVPAGLDADGMPVGLQIVAPPRGEERALAMAGIVQRVRPIPRPPLVAGA, from the coding sequence ATGCCAGACGATTCGCTCGCTTTTCTTCCCGCGCACGAGCTGGCGCGCCGCGTCCGCACGCGCGAGGTGTCGCCCGTGGAGGTGCTGGACGCGTGCATGGCCCAGGTGGAGCGGCACAACGGTGAGATCAACGCCGTTGTGACGCTGAATCCCGGCGCGCGCAACGATGCGGCGGCGCTGGAACGGCGGATTGCGGCCGGCGAGGACGTGGGCCCGCTGGCGGGGGTGCCGGTGGGGATCAAGGACGTGACGGAGGTGGCCGGCGTGCGCACCACCTACGGATCGCCGCTGTTCACCGACTTCGTGCCGGACGAGGACGCGCTCGTCGTGGAGCGGCTGCGCGCGGCCGGCGCGGTGATCCTGGGCAAGACGAACACGCCGGAGTTCGCCGCGGGGGGCAACACCTTCAACCCCGTCTTCGGGCGCACGCGCAACCCGTGGAACCCCGAGCGCAGCGCGGGCGGATCCACCGGCGGCGGCGCGGCGGGGCTGGCCACTGGAATGTTCGCCCTGGCGCAGGGCACGGACCTGGGCGGAAGCCTGCGAATTCCCGCGTCGTTCTGCGGCATCGTGGGGCTGCGGCCATCGGTGGGCCTGGTGCCCACCGTGCCGCAGGACTTCATGTGGGACCCCATGCAGGTCACCGGGGTGATGGGCCGCTCAGCGGAGGACGTGGCGCTCGCCCTGGGCGCCGTGGCCGGCGCCAGCGACCGCGCGCCCCTCGCCCAGCCCACGGAGGGGCGCGACTTCGTTTCCGCCGTCCGCCAGGGAGACGCCCGGGGGATGCGGATCGCCTACTGCCCCGACATCGCGGGCATCGGCATCGACGCCGGCGTGGAGCGCGTGTGCCGCGAGGCCGCGTTCGCGCTGCGCGACGCGGGCGCGACGGTGGAGGAGATCGAGCTGGACCTGGCCTACGGGCGCAAGGCGTTCCTGGCGCTGCGCGGGCTGTGGTTCGTCTCGCAGCTCCACCCGCACCTGGACAAGCTGGAGCACTTTGGCCCCAACGTGGCCAACAACATCCGCGCGGGATTGGCGGTAACGACGGAGGAGATCGGCGCGGCCGAGCAGGCCCGGCGGCGCATCTGGGAGCGCTTCCGGCAGCTGTTCCGCGAGTACGATGTGCTGCTGACGCCCACGATGGCCGTCCCCCCCTTCCCCGTGGTCGAGAACTATCCGCAGACCGTCGGCGGGCGGGAGATGGAGACGTACGTGGACTGGATCGCCCCCACCTTCGTGCTGAGCCTGACGGGGCTTCCCGTGGCCTCCGTCCCCGCGGGGCTGGACGCGGACGGGATGCCGGTCGGGCTGCAGATCGTGGCGCCGCCGCGGGGCGAGGAGCGCGCGCTGGCGATGGCCGGCATCGTGCAGCGGGTGCGGCCGATCCCGCGCCCGCCGCTGGTGGCGGGCGCCTGA
- a CDS encoding M56 family metallopeptidase: MTDSALFLAVADAAVRGTLVLLAALAATGLMRRSSASARHLVWLAALAALLLLPLARSFVPEWRVLPLPTAPIASAPAVASAPASIDQSSASITSSASGPASTAPAAAAVPAQRWWVSMDWIRLALMVWAAGVLLFGLRLAYGVARIRWIERRATELTDDEWVTLTDGLARRLRLGRIVRLLREPAATVPMTWGVFHPVVLLPAESDQWEAERRRVVLAHELAHVGRWDAATQWIAHLALVVFWFNPLVWVAARKLREEREHACDDAVLAIGTRAADYADHLLDIVRKLGSSNGPTPALAMARRSQFEGRLLAILDNAVRRNGVSRTAGLATAAAALVCMLPLAALRPAPAAEVPVTTAARSTDQPPVSKPRIETPGVATALRPEKASAPSTVAPRVIENVERLSAPAAEPKAPARAPVVKAGSSDGDAAAVLREAIGRGDPGLYTEIIRAAEDIKSASARRMVLTGLLEKSDLSAANISGIVAATRTMDSDLEKRIVLTAVTEHRTFRASGSLPPAMASALESFSSSLEQRIVITGLWEARRWDTPSLAAIFRVVASVDSDLERRIILTGAAARQTVQGSARDAYLAAARSIDSELERGLALNALTSNSSTRAAPTGSRSSTGSRRSGTVASAPRNASGEGQWDSEIELSGLRNGKPCDVEIHASKVIFRTARSDIRRILPGGRLHLERRYDGHVHIVRGVPGEGGRPVFTYTVDGQQRPFEAEGRAWMNAFIREYTGV; the protein is encoded by the coding sequence ATGACGGATTCGGCACTGTTCCTGGCCGTCGCCGACGCGGCGGTGCGTGGCACCCTGGTGCTGCTGGCCGCGCTGGCCGCCACGGGGCTGATGCGCCGCTCGTCCGCCTCCGCCCGGCACCTGGTGTGGCTGGCGGCGCTGGCCGCGCTCCTTCTTCTGCCCCTGGCGCGCAGCTTCGTCCCGGAATGGCGGGTGCTTCCGCTTCCCACCGCTCCCATCGCCTCGGCGCCCGCGGTTGCTTCCGCGCCTGCTTCGATCGATCAGTCGTCCGCGTCGATCACCTCGTCCGCATCCGGACCGGCTTCCACGGCTCCGGCCGCCGCTGCTGTGCCGGCGCAGCGGTGGTGGGTGTCGATGGACTGGATTCGCCTGGCGCTGATGGTGTGGGCGGCGGGCGTTCTGCTGTTCGGGCTGCGGCTGGCGTACGGCGTCGCGCGCATCCGGTGGATCGAGCGGCGCGCGACGGAGCTGACGGACGACGAGTGGGTGACGCTGACGGACGGCCTGGCGCGGCGCCTTCGCCTGGGGCGCATCGTCCGGCTGCTGCGCGAGCCCGCAGCCACGGTGCCCATGACGTGGGGCGTGTTCCATCCCGTCGTTCTCCTTCCCGCCGAGTCCGACCAGTGGGAGGCCGAGCGGCGGCGCGTGGTGCTGGCCCACGAGCTGGCGCACGTGGGCCGCTGGGACGCGGCCACGCAGTGGATCGCCCACCTCGCACTCGTGGTGTTCTGGTTCAACCCGCTGGTGTGGGTGGCCGCGCGCAAGCTGCGTGAAGAGCGCGAGCACGCCTGCGACGACGCGGTGCTGGCCATCGGCACGCGCGCGGCGGACTACGCCGACCACCTGCTGGACATCGTCCGCAAGCTGGGTTCGTCCAACGGCCCCACCCCCGCGCTGGCGATGGCGCGCCGCAGCCAGTTCGAGGGGCGGCTGCTGGCGATCCTGGACAACGCCGTGCGCCGCAACGGAGTCAGCCGCACGGCCGGGCTGGCTACGGCCGCCGCGGCCCTGGTGTGCATGCTGCCGCTCGCGGCGCTCCGCCCGGCGCCCGCCGCTGAGGTGCCGGTCACGACCGCGGCTCGGTCGACTGATCAGCCGCCGGTTTCGAAGCCGAGAATCGAGACGCCCGGCGTCGCCACGGCGCTGCGCCCGGAGAAGGCGAGTGCGCCATCCACGGTCGCGCCTCGGGTGATCGAGAACGTCGAGCGGCTTTCCGCACCGGCGGCTGAACCCAAGGCACCGGCGCGCGCGCCCGTGGTGAAGGCAGGCAGCAGCGATGGGGATGCGGCGGCCGTGCTTCGCGAGGCCATCGGCCGGGGCGATCCCGGGCTGTACACCGAGATCATCCGCGCGGCCGAAGACATCAAGTCTGCCTCGGCGCGGCGGATGGTGCTGACGGGGCTGCTGGAGAAGAGCGACCTCAGCGCGGCGAACATCTCCGGGATCGTGGCCGCGACGCGCACGATGGACTCGGACCTGGAGAAGCGCATCGTCCTCACCGCCGTCACCGAGCACCGCACCTTCCGGGCGAGTGGCTCGCTGCCTCCGGCGATGGCCTCGGCGCTGGAGTCGTTCTCGTCGTCGCTGGAGCAGCGCATCGTCATCACCGGGCTGTGGGAGGCGCGGCGCTGGGACACGCCCTCGCTGGCCGCCATCTTCCGCGTGGTCGCGAGCGTCGACTCGGACCTGGAGCGCCGCATCATCCTTACCGGCGCGGCGGCGCGGCAGACGGTGCAGGGAAGCGCGCGCGACGCGTACCTGGCCGCCGCGCGCTCCATCGACAGTGAATTGGAGCGCGGGCTGGCGCTGAACGCGCTGACTTCGAACTCGTCGACGCGCGCCGCGCCCACGGGCTCGCGGTCCTCCACTGGGAGCCGACGCTCGGGCACCGTTGCAAGCGCGCCGCGCAACGCCTCGGGTGAGGGGCAGTGGGACAGCGAAATCGAACTCAGCGGGCTGCGCAACGGAAAGCCGTGCGACGTGGAAATCCACGCGAGCAAGGTGATCTTCAGAACGGCGCGGTCCGACATCCGCCGCATCCTTCCGGGTGGGCGGCTGCACCTGGAGCGGCGCTACGACGGGCACGTGCACATCGTCCGCGGGGTTCCGGGCGAGGGCGGGCGGCCGGTGTTCACGTATACGGTCGACGGACAGCAGCGCCCGTTCGAAGCTGAGGGCCGCGCGTGGATGAACGCATTCATCCGCGAATACACGGGAGTCTGA